The DNA region CTTATTTTACTAATTGTTCGTGATTCTATTTTCCACTCGATGCGGAAAGCTGAAAAAGTTGGTAATTTGAGAAATTGCGGTGCTTTCTCGgtttttaagttaaaattgGTTTAAAATAACTGTAAAAAAGTTTAATGGACTAACACAAATTGAAGTAAAACAGAAATTAAAcagagaaaattattttcataatttgtttccagtaattattattaatagacaaaaaaaaggcaaaaaaaaaaaggggaccAATCCCAAGGCTGTTCTCTTtcttctccctcctctctctctctctgtcgaACTCTCCTCTCGTGTCGTTGGTTTGCCTTTACCTGCCCTTCTTCGACGGACGCGCTTCGGGGTTTTCCTGTTTtcgcccctcaactttcccaTATTTACCAGACGGCCCCACAAAACCTTCCCCTATTTTGCTCGCATTCAACCCGACTCACCACCTCACCATCCTCTCAATTCTTGAACCTCCAATTCCGATCAATCCTCGCCTCCGATCCTCAGTTTCCCCCTCGACGCTGTTCCTGGAACCCGATTAGAGCTTCGGAAATTGAACCCTACAGCCTCGGCTCGGATCCTTGCTTGGTTTTCGTTTCCGACGAGGAACCTTGCCCATCTTCAGGTCAAACTTCCCTTCGCAGGTTTAAAGCCGGTGATGGGTCCGGAAATTTGAACCCTTTTTGGGTTTTTGGGCCATAAGTTTTAGGTTTCATTTGAATTCTTGCGGTTGCGATTGAAGAAAAATCTGTGCTTGCGTCTGAGAGTTCAATGCGAGCTTGTCTTACAACTCAATGCGTCTGACgattttgaagaaaaatcGTCATTCACTTTTCATGGAgaatattaattattgtttttgTTTATGTTATGTTCTTTCTGGTAGAGGAAAAGGTCAACATTTGTCTAGTTGCTGGTGACGGGGAAGCGGTGATTGAGCCCGGAGCCCCGGTTTTAAGGTTTATATAAACTGGAGCTATCGGGATGTTAGTTTTCAGTAGAAACAGCTTCAGCAAGATCATCAGCTGTTTCTGTCATCTGTCTGAATGGCACCCACTGGAATAGCAGAGCTGATCTGGGCTTGAAAGCCCCGCATCCTCGCCCCTTCCAAGCATCAGGTTTGAATCCTTTTCTGcaaatttgagtttttatcCTAATGAAGATGATGAGAAACCCATAACAAATTCCGAAAGGCATGTTCTTTTTCAGCAGATATTCGAGGTGCTAATGGCGtgtatgtttattttttctcttacAGTTTTGGTATCCATTTTTTTGAGTGCTGAGATATTGGGAACCTGGGACAAACCCTATTTGGGAATCTTGTCATGTTTACTAAGAGCTATCCACTTGCAAGATTCATGGGCTGCTGCAGCTGCTTTGGGTTTGCCCGGAGGCCGAAAAGACCATTCCAGCCCATTCCGGGATACAATAACCACCTGTCTCAGTCCCAGGAGCTGTTGTTGGATGAGGAAGATGATATAGAAGACTATGATGATCGCTCATATAATGGTGATACCACCAACACTGCCCACGGCGACGACGGGGAACTGCAGAGCCGTGCAAAACGCTCTGAAGAGATTTTGAGGCTAAGAGAACAGAATGGCTTGATTTGCAGGCAGTATCCTGTTAAGGAAACCCACCAACTTATTCGTTCAGAGGTAAATTTGAGAACTCTTTAGTTTCAGTTCAGTATGATATTTCGTGGAGACCAGAACTGCCGATGTTGGATTTTACAACTAAGTTTTTCATGCCTGATCAAATTCAGCAAAAATTTATTCCATTCACTGATAAAAGAATTGAgtccaattttcttttcttaggATGAAGATGGGAACAAGACAATCAATGAGTATGTCAGAGAGCGTAAAATTGGTTCTGGTAGCTATGGCAAAGTGGTATGTCTTTTAATTGGAAATTTTTATCCTTTGACTCTGTTTTACTGGGTTCAAGTTTTCTAACTTTTTTACTTCACATAAACTGCAGGTTTTGTATCGAAGCCGTGTTGATGGGAAGCATTACGCAATAAAGGTAGACTTTCTCATTTACTCACATAATTAGCAGGCTTTCTCTACTCTGTGCATGTTTAATTCCTTAGAGTTTTCTCAAACTCTTATTCTGGGCGTCTGCGTACCTCAAGCACTACACATTTGGAACTGCATCTTTTCTAATGAGCTTGGTTTTCTGATGCAGGCCTTTCATAAGTCTCACTTGCTGAAGCTCCGTGTTGCGCCTTCAGAGACTGCTATGACTGATGTTCTTCGAGAGGTAAAGTTTTCTGTATATATCTTTGTCTATATACTGCTATACATTGGGTGGTCCTCTACTGCACAACAGAGCCATTCCAAAGTAATTTAAGTTTGCCAATGAACGTTGAATTTAATAGGGGGTCCTCTCTTGCAGGTTTTGATCATGAAAATGTTGGATCATCCTAATATTGTCAACCTCGTTGAGGTGATCGATGACTTAGACACAGATCACTTCTACATGGGTAACTTATCCTATTTCCATTTGCTCTCTTAATAGAGTGTCTAGTTTCCATCTTTTCATATGCATATTCTCCCATTTGGATTTTCAGTTTTGATTACCCTATCATGGTGACTGATTGAGATGTCCCCAGTATtgacatgaaataattgtTTTCCTGTAGTTCTTGAGTATGTTGATGGCAAATGGGATTCCGATGGATCAAGCCCACCTGTGGGCATTGGAGAAAATACTGCTAGAAAATATCTTAGGGATATCGTGTCAGGGCTGACATACCTCCATGCACATGTATGTTGCTggcattttttaaaagttatcgAACTGAGGTTCAATTGTCTCCTGTCAACTTTTCTGTTGCTCATAATTTCCCCCTTTTCACCTGAAAAACAGAACATAGTTCATGGAGACATCAAACCTGATAATCTTTTAGTGACTCGTGCTGGCACCGTGAAGATTGGAGATTTCAGTGTCAGTCAAGTATTTGAGGTAATGGCTGCCTTCTGCTTAGCCCCATGTTCAAGATTTCCACATGAGACAGTTGAAGTTGGTCGGATATTTGTCACGAGGAGGAAAAAGGAGAGAATAAGGGAGGAACTAAGGGAGAGACTGCAGAAGCTTTTAAAGATCCaattaaatcaaaatcacTTTATCAACTAAGTTAGAAGAATTTAATTTATACGTAATTGATTGTCaatcctttcttttcctcctttCCTCTCATTTTTCCTCTCATGTTTCACTCGAATTTATTACTAAGTTCACTagggaatggaatggaataacTTTTAAATTACAAGTAATGGGAAATTGCATTTCCCCTTTATTCCATTGTTCTTTTCTCAAAAGCCACCACCTTTTATTCTTTTACTGTTGGATGGTAACATCTCTGTAGAGAACATTTTTCATTCTTAaaagttttgatcttttctGAATTGGTTATGTAGGATGACAATGACGAGCTTCGGCGATCTCCAGGGACCCCTGTCTTCACTGCACCTGAGTGCTGTCTCGGTCTGTTCCTTTTTCCAGAGGAGATGAAGGGTATATTTTATCCTAAAGAATAATAAGAAATGGCTTATCATTACATTCAAACCTCCTTCATTATCAACAGGTCTTACTTACCATGGAAGGGCTGCTGACACGTGGGCCGTTGGTGTTACCCTATATTGTATGGTATTAGGGCATTATCCATTTCTTGGGGAAACTCTCCAGGACACATATGACAAGGTTCGTCGAAAAAAATTTTGTCCTTGTTATCTTATTTTTGCTTCTCACTGTTTGACGAATCGGGCTTTAGATTTACCTCTTTTTTGTTCCGCTTCCAACAATTTTCCAGATTGTTCACAGCCCATTAGTACTTCCCGACACTATGAACCCGCAGCTGAGGAATTTACTGGAGGGAATACTCTGCAAAGGTTagtaaattattcaaaattttgattttgccAGATTAATGCTGTCTTGCTAGAGAAATCGGACCAGACTCAGATAGTCCAATAAAAACCAGGAATGGCACCCTCTCATTTCCAATAGTATGCTCAGAAGTTATGGCTGCTTTACTAACATGTCAAACCTGGTGATTTTGCTTGAGAAAGAGATCAATTTGAACTGTCAGCTCAGTCCAAATTAATGATTTCAGTTTACCATACTATATAGTCTGATGCATACGaggaaaatttaaagaattatcattaatttctGGCCAAGGATATTATAGTTCTTCGACTTCGGTGAACCAGTGGACTGTCCAACAATGGATACCTTTCCAGTTGGTAACGCTGCAGTTTTGGAATGTGTTCTAGATATCCTTTCTGATATTGCTTTGAATCCTCTCCCCTTTTTAGACCCAACTCAGAGGTTGACATTAGAAGCTGTTGCATCACACGAGTGGCTCATCGGAGAAGACGGTCCTATCCCTCAATATCTATGCTGGTGCAAGCGGAAGTCTCTGCAGGGGGCTGAACCCAACATGAACAATGAAGAAGATATGTGAAAATTTCACTAACTGCAATTTTTGTTTGTTCATTTGTAGTTTGGAAACTGTCGATATGTATAGGTGAAACCCTTGTAGGTTACCGTTTTCCATCTGGAGGTAGCTGTGAGGAAGACTTCTATCCTTATATTAAGAAGAGAGGATGTAAGGCTGTCTCATTTATAGTATGAAGGTGGAGGAGGATGTGAGCTTTTGGTTGCGATTCGATGAGGAAAAGATTTGCTCTCATTGCTCGCtaaatttttccttattttcttGGTAGATTGATCGGCAATGGTTCCTTGTGAGTGTGAGCACATACTTGATGTTATTGTGCGTTTCATTCTCTTCTTACTCGGTTGCAAGCTTGTCTCGATCCATTGCACGTCtattacacacacacatatatatattgaaccTACTTGCCTTGCGATGAACTGGGTCAGGAAATAAAAGCTAAATTTTTGCATTCATTATTACGATACTTTAATGTTATTTCCTTGAGTCGCAAATTCTACAATACTCTGTATGAAAGATCGGTTTCGGATGCTGTGGGTGAAATTTATTGCAGCGTAAAGGTTAGAAACGCATCTGAAGCACCCTGTAGGGTTTTAAGTTGGTATCCGAACGCATCTGAAGCACGTTGTCGGGTTTTAAGTTGATATCCGAATAGAATTAGTATTAGCCAATGAGCCGAGGAAAATCGTAACCTCACTGTAAAATGAGAAGAAACGATTTCCTAGTCAACACTTTCAATCCGTCGAATTTGTTCTTTTACATCTTATCCATCAAAGTGGAGGTTTGGAGACGTTATTGGCCATCTTAtatcttttttcatttcttgttTTTATCCATATACTCCTGGAATCGATAGTTTGTGCTAGTTGGATATTTTTCGCACTGAAAAACGACTAGTGTCGGCGATAGCTGATTGCTTCTTCGATCAGCTAGACAGATTTGAGTTCATCACATATACCGATTTAAACTTATCTAGGCGGTATGAGGATCGCAGAATATCGAGGATCACAAACAATGTATCGATACTTTAATCCTATTGAATGAATAAAGATCGAAAGAGACGAATGCATCGATACTTCTAATCTAACGAGCACTATCATAATTGGATTTATTGATCTACGGCATGCCTACTAATCTCTTGGTCAAGACATAAAACAATACTCCCATATAATTGAGAAGTGGCTGCCCGAATTTTGTCTACTTCTATAATTATCTTCTTTGAAA from Punica granatum isolate Tunisia-2019 chromosome 3, ASM765513v2, whole genome shotgun sequence includes:
- the LOC116200994 gene encoding serine/threonine-protein kinase GRIK1 isoform X3, whose product is MGCCSCFGFARRPKRPFQPIPGYNNHLSQSQELLLDEEDDIEDYDDRSYNGDTTNTAHGDDGELQSRAKRSEEILRLREQNGLICRQYPVKETHQLIRSEDEDGNKTINEYVRERKIGSGSYGKVVLYRSRVDGKHYAIKAFHKSHLLKLRVAPSETAMTDVLREVLIMKMLDHPNIVNLVEVIDDLDTDHFYMVLEYVDGKWDSDGSSPPVGIGENTARKYLRDIVSGLTYLHAHNIVHGDIKPDNLLVTRAGTVKIGDFSVSQVFEDDNDELRRSPGTPVFTAPECCLGLFLFPEEMKGLTYHGRAADTWAVGVTLYCMVLGHYPFLGETLQDTYDKIVHSPLVLPDTMNPQLRNLLEGILCKDPTQRLTLEAVASHEWLIGEDGPIPQYLCWCKRKSLQGAEPNMNNEEDM
- the LOC116200994 gene encoding serine/threonine-protein kinase GRIK1 isoform X1: MFTKSYPLARFMGCCSCFGFARRPKRPFQPIPGYNNHLSQSQELLLDEEDDIEDYDDRSYNGDTTNTAHGDDGELQSRAKRSEEILRLREQNGLICRQYPVKETHQLIRSEDEDGNKTINEYVRERKIGSGSYGKVVLYRSRVDGKHYAIKAFHKSHLLKLRVAPSETAMTDVLREVLIMKMLDHPNIVNLVEVIDDLDTDHFYMVLEYVDGKWDSDGSSPPVGIGENTARKYLRDIVSGLTYLHAHNIVHGDIKPDNLLVTRAGTVKIGDFSVSQVFEDDNDELRRSPGTPVFTAPECCLGLFLFPEEMKGLTYHGRAADTWAVGVTLYCMVLGHYPFLGETLQDTYDKIVHSPLVLPDTMNPQLRNLLEGILCKDPTQRLTLEAVASHEWLIGEDGPIPQYLCWCKRKSLQGAEPNMNNEEDM
- the LOC116200994 gene encoding serine/threonine-protein kinase GRIK1 isoform X2 produces the protein MFTKSYPLARFMGCCSCFGFARRPKRPFQPIPGYNNHLSQSQELLLDEEDDIEDYDDRSYNGDTTNTAHGDDGELQSRAKRSEEILRLREQNGLICRQYPVKETHQLIRSEDEDGNKTINEYVRERKIGSGSYGKVVLYRSRVDGKHYAIKAFHKSHLLKLRVAPSETAMTDVLREVLIMKMLDHPNIVNLVEVIDDLDTDHFYMVLEYVDGKWDSDGSSPPVGIGENTARKYLRDIVSGLTYLHAHNIVHGDIKPDNLLVTRAGTVKIGDFSVSQVFEDDNDELRRSPGTPVFTAPECCLGLTYHGRAADTWAVGVTLYCMVLGHYPFLGETLQDTYDKIVHSPLVLPDTMNPQLRNLLEGILCKDPTQRLTLEAVASHEWLIGEDGPIPQYLCWCKRKSLQGAEPNMNNEEDM